From the genome of Bactrocera oleae isolate idBacOlea1 chromosome 2, idBacOlea1, whole genome shotgun sequence, one region includes:
- the mRpS5 gene encoding small ribosomal subunit protein uS5m, with protein MVWVFGKSVASRYNNFLRHILAPHKEVTPNIIRYTSFYNKLSAEDIWRGVTSVSNAGKKRGRGKGTGKRVAKDLNRGQTIGVGSRSFVWPGLNAPIVRGKTLIQQEFLSEVNNMDRNIYKIRDLMSTYRIAKVNSIDRGWSGAKMPGRSIGPPDAMNEEMFENFDTRVLENKIVFIMKGNMGRKRRYSVLSITGNKEGLAGFAVAKAPEVRTALRKSKNRAAQKVIKIELCDNHTVFHDFSCAFGQTRIFVQRKPEGYGLVCHRAIKTICNVIGIRNLHAKIEGSTNLQHIVKALFLGLLQQKTHEEIARKTNLHVIEFRNETGLHPRIISMPKSCKASKGILPKEVSDYTQYVLDDQIILKKRKFAPFYINIKGYNIFLKRKEQVRNQHKVRVNKNVFDNDLQNLQ; from the coding sequence TATCTGCTGAAGATATATGGCGTGGAGTTACATCTGTAAGCAATGCGGGCAAGAAGAGAGGAAGGGGAAAAGGAACTGGTAAAAGAGTGGCAAAAGATCTAAACAGAGGGCAGACAATAGGGGTCGGAAGCAGAAGTTTCGTGTGGCCTGGATTGAATGCACCAATCGTTCGTGGGAAAACTTTAATTCAACAAGAGTTTTTATCTGAGGTTAATAATATGGAtcgaaatatttacaaaattcgaGACCTAATGAGCACCTATCGAATCGCAAAGGTGAACTCAATCGATCGTGGTTGGTCTGGAGCGAAAATGCCAGGTCGAAGCATAGGACCTCCAGATGCGATGAACGaagaaatgtttgaaaattttgatacaCGGgtgcttgaaaataaaattgtatttataatgaAAGGAAATATGGGAAGAAAGCGCCGTTACTCTGTTCTTTCAATCACAGGAAACAAAGAAGGTTTAGCTGGCTTTGCAGTGGCAAAAGCTCCTGAAGTTCGTACTGCTTTGAGGAAATCTAAGAATAGAGCTGCTcagaaagtaataaaaattgaattgtgCGATAATCATACTGTATTTCATGATTTTTCTTGTGCATTTGGCCAAACTAGAATTTTCGTGCAAAGAAAACCGGAAGGATATGGCCTTGTTTGCCATCGTGCGATTAAAACAATTTGTAATGTGATTGGGATACGAAATTTACATGCTAAAATAGAAGGATCCacaaatttgcaacacattGTCAAGGCATTATTTTTGGGATTATTGCAGCAAAAAACGCATGAagaaattgcaagaaaaacaaaCTTACATGTAATAGAATTTCGCAATGAAACTGGACTACATCCACGAATTATTTCAATGCCAAAATCTTGCAAAGCAAGTAAAGGTATTTTGCCAAAAGAGGTTTCAGATTATACTCAATATGTTTTGGACGatcaaattattttgaagaaaagGAAATTTGCtccattttatataaatatcaaaggctacaacatatttttaaaaagaaaagaacAAGTTCGAAACCAGCACAAGGTTCGCGTCAATAAGAATGTATTTGATAATGACCTACAAAACTTACAATAA